The following are from one region of the Lynx canadensis isolate LIC74 chromosome D4, mLynCan4.pri.v2, whole genome shotgun sequence genome:
- the LOC115499479 gene encoding 60S ribosomal protein L36a-like, whose protein sequence is MVTVPKTHQTFCKKCGKHQPHKVTQYKKGKDSLYVQGKRRYDRKQSGSGRQTKPIFWKKAKTTKKTVLRLQCVEPNCRSKRMLAIKRCKHSELGGDRRETAK, encoded by the coding sequence ATGGTGACCGTTCCTAAAACCCACCAGACTTTCTGCAAGAAGTGTGGCAAACACCAACCCCACAAAGTGACACAGTACAAGAAAGGCAAAGATTCTCTTTATGTCCAGGGAAAGCGGCGTTATGACAGGAAGCAGAGTGGCTCTGGTAGGCAAACTAAGCCAATTTTCTGGAAAAAGGCTAAAACCACAAAGAAGACTGTGCTGAGGCTTCAATGTGTTGAGCCCAACTGCAGATCTAAGAGAATGCTGGCTATTAAGAGATGCAAGCATTCTGAACTGGGAGGAGATAGAAGAGAAACAGCCAAGTGA